From Rhinopithecus roxellana isolate Shanxi Qingling chromosome 17, ASM756505v1, whole genome shotgun sequence, one genomic window encodes:
- the C17H2orf81 gene encoding uncharacterized protein C2orf81 homolog isoform X2, with product MALTALEEGEDVVGDILADLLARVMDSAFKVYVTQQCIPFTISQAREAMLQITEWRFLARDEGESAVAEDPTWGEDEEPSACTTDSWAQGSVPVLHAPTSEGLENFQGEVHSSGISPVSSAPTPALPFPTSYCPSAFPQDPGGVDQIPLGRSWMGRGSQEQMESWEPSPELKVTLAPPPTSELFQEAGPGGPVEEADGQCRGLSSAGSLSASFQLSVEEARAEDADPSLEPYLVASSQALTESGQPLGFHLSLEDLYCCMPQLDAAGDRLELRSEGVPGIASGVSESCPSVGGATRPSVSSQQQRDGSSAVRLSDQDHRMRRKAAVKRLDPARIPCHWVCPVAEILVPDFQTRPLEAYCGRQRGEKTKARAELQALGPSTCVSPAAFFPLRPGVQSALDSGPALQFPTLNLGLSSPSFRSKLPLPDSRIRFLTTHPVLPDVARSLSPKLWPSARWPSGWEGEAELLGELWAGRTRVPPQGLELADREGQDPGRWPRTTPRVLEATTQVMWKPLLLPEALKLAPGVSMWNRSTQVLFSSGVPEQEDKEGSTFPPIEQHPIQTGAPKPQVTVAQLMKNSTPKVWSHSSKPAALL from the exons ATGGCGCTTACCGCCCTCGAGGAGGGCGAGGACGTGGTAGGGGACATCTTGGCCGACTTGCTGGCTCGAGTCATGGACTCTGCTTTCAAAGTCTACGTGACTCAGCAG TGCATTCCATTCACCATCAGCCAGGCCCGGGAGGCCATGCTGCAGATCACGGAGTGGCGCTTCCTGGCCCGGGACGAGGGAGAATCTGCAGTGGCTGAGGACCCCACGTGGGGTGAGGACGAGGAACCTTCGGCATGCACgacagactcctgggctcagggttCAGTGCCCGTGCTGCACGCGCCCACCTCGGAGGGCCTGGAGAACTTCCAAGGCGAAGTACACTCCTCAGGAATCTCTCCGGTCTCCTCTGCCCCTACTCCTGCTCTCCCCTTTCCGACATCTTACTGTCCGAGTGCATTTCCCCAGGACCCTGGGGGCGTGGACCAGATCCCTTTAGGAAGGTCGTGGATGGGTCGAGGCTCCCAGGAGCAGATGGAATCTTGGGAGCCTTCTCCGGAGCTGAAAGTCACCTTGGCCCCTCCTCCTACGTCAGAGCTGTTTCAGGAGGCAGGGCCAGGAGGTCCTGTAGAGGAAGCGGACGGCCAGTGTAGAGGCCTCTCCTCGGCCGGGTCCTTGAGCGCGAGCTTCCAACTGTCGGTGGAGGAGGCGCGTGCGGAGGATGCCGACCCTTCTCTGGAGCCGTACCTGGTGGCCAGCTCCCAGGCCTTAACCGAGAGCGGACAGCCCCTGGGCTTCCATTTGTCATTGGAGGACCTCTACTGTTGCATGCCCCAACTGGACGCGGCTGGGGATCGGTTGGAACTCAGGTCAGAGGGGGTGCCCGGCATCGCCTCGGGCGTGTCGGAGTCCTGCCCCTCTGTGGGCGGTGCCACCCGCCCCTCCGTGTCCTCCCAGCAGCAGCGGGACGGATCCTCAGCTGTGCGGCTGAGCGACCAGGACCACAGGATGCGCCGCAAGGCGGCCGTGAAGCGCCTGGATCCTGCGCGGATCCCGTGCCACTGGGTGTGCCCTGTGGCTGAGATCCTGGTCCCAGACTTTCAAACACGCCCCTTGGAAGCCTACTGCGGACGCCAGCGGGGCGAGAAGACCAAGGCCCGGGCCGAACTCCAAGCCCTCGGCCCCAGCACCTGTGTCTCCCCGGCAGCGTTCTTCCCTCTCCGGCCAGGCGTTCAAAGTGCCTTGGACTCGGGCCCCGCACTCCAGTTCCCCACTTTAAATTTAGGCCTATCGTCGCCATCCTTCAGGTCAAAGCTGCCACTCCCCGACTCCAGGATCCGCTTCCTCACCACACACCCGGTGCTCCCTGATGTGGCCCGCAGCCTTAGCCCCAAGCTGTGGCCCAGTGCCAGGTGGCCCAGCGGTTGGGAGGGGGAGGCCGAGCTGCTGGGCGAGCTGTGGGCTGGCCGGACCCGTGTGCCTCCACAGGGTCTGGAGCTGGCAGACAGGGAGGGCCAGGATCCTGGCAGGTGGCCTCGAACCACACCCCGGGTCCTTGAAGCCACTACCCAGGTGATGTGGAAGCCGCTGTTGCTGCCAGAAGCCCTGAAGCTGGCCCCTGGTGTGAGCATGTGGAACCGGAGCACCCAGGTGTTGTTCAGCTCTGGTGTGCCTGAACAAGAGGACAAAGAAGGTAGCACCTTTCCTCCCATTGAGCAACACCCCATCCAGACAGGTGCTCCAAAGCCCCAGGTGACCGTAGCACAGCTAATGAAGAACTCAACCCCCAAAGTGTGGTCACACTCCTCTAAGCCCGCTGCCTTACTCTGA
- the C17H2orf81 gene encoding uncharacterized protein C2orf81 homolog isoform X1, whose translation MAHEGSRQERQVRDRAVTRSKAEKVRPPTVPVPQVDIVPGRLSEAEWMALTALEEGEDVVGDILADLLARVMDSAFKVYVTQQCIPFTISQAREAMLQITEWRFLARDEGESAVAEDPTWGEDEEPSACTTDSWAQGSVPVLHAPTSEGLENFQGEVHSSGISPVSSAPTPALPFPTSYCPSAFPQDPGGVDQIPLGRSWMGRGSQEQMESWEPSPELKVTLAPPPTSELFQEAGPGGPVEEADGQCRGLSSAGSLSASFQLSVEEARAEDADPSLEPYLVASSQALTESGQPLGFHLSLEDLYCCMPQLDAAGDRLELRSEGVPGIASGVSESCPSVGGATRPSVSSQQQRDGSSAVRLSDQDHRMRRKAAVKRLDPARIPCHWVCPVAEILVPDFQTRPLEAYCGRQRGEKTKARAELQALGPSTCVSPAAFFPLRPGVQSALDSGPALQFPTLNLGLSSPSFRSKLPLPDSRIRFLTTHPVLPDVARSLSPKLWPSARWPSGWEGEAELLGELWAGRTRVPPQGLELADREGQDPGRWPRTTPRVLEATTQVMWKPLLLPEALKLAPGVSMWNRSTQVLFSSGVPEQEDKEGSTFPPIEQHPIQTGAPKPQVTVAQLMKNSTPKVWSHSSKPAALL comes from the exons ATGGCGCACGAAGGCTCG aggcaggagaggcaggtcCGAGACCGCGCGGTGACCCGGTCCAAGGCGGAAAAAGTGCGGCCGCCCACTGTGCCAGTGCCGCAGGTGGATATTGTGCCTGGGCGGCTCAGTGAGGCCGAGTGGATGGCGCTTACCGCCCTCGAGGAGGGCGAGGACGTGGTAGGGGACATCTTGGCCGACTTGCTGGCTCGAGTCATGGACTCTGCTTTCAAAGTCTACGTGACTCAGCAG TGCATTCCATTCACCATCAGCCAGGCCCGGGAGGCCATGCTGCAGATCACGGAGTGGCGCTTCCTGGCCCGGGACGAGGGAGAATCTGCAGTGGCTGAGGACCCCACGTGGGGTGAGGACGAGGAACCTTCGGCATGCACgacagactcctgggctcagggttCAGTGCCCGTGCTGCACGCGCCCACCTCGGAGGGCCTGGAGAACTTCCAAGGCGAAGTACACTCCTCAGGAATCTCTCCGGTCTCCTCTGCCCCTACTCCTGCTCTCCCCTTTCCGACATCTTACTGTCCGAGTGCATTTCCCCAGGACCCTGGGGGCGTGGACCAGATCCCTTTAGGAAGGTCGTGGATGGGTCGAGGCTCCCAGGAGCAGATGGAATCTTGGGAGCCTTCTCCGGAGCTGAAAGTCACCTTGGCCCCTCCTCCTACGTCAGAGCTGTTTCAGGAGGCAGGGCCAGGAGGTCCTGTAGAGGAAGCGGACGGCCAGTGTAGAGGCCTCTCCTCGGCCGGGTCCTTGAGCGCGAGCTTCCAACTGTCGGTGGAGGAGGCGCGTGCGGAGGATGCCGACCCTTCTCTGGAGCCGTACCTGGTGGCCAGCTCCCAGGCCTTAACCGAGAGCGGACAGCCCCTGGGCTTCCATTTGTCATTGGAGGACCTCTACTGTTGCATGCCCCAACTGGACGCGGCTGGGGATCGGTTGGAACTCAGGTCAGAGGGGGTGCCCGGCATCGCCTCGGGCGTGTCGGAGTCCTGCCCCTCTGTGGGCGGTGCCACCCGCCCCTCCGTGTCCTCCCAGCAGCAGCGGGACGGATCCTCAGCTGTGCGGCTGAGCGACCAGGACCACAGGATGCGCCGCAAGGCGGCCGTGAAGCGCCTGGATCCTGCGCGGATCCCGTGCCACTGGGTGTGCCCTGTGGCTGAGATCCTGGTCCCAGACTTTCAAACACGCCCCTTGGAAGCCTACTGCGGACGCCAGCGGGGCGAGAAGACCAAGGCCCGGGCCGAACTCCAAGCCCTCGGCCCCAGCACCTGTGTCTCCCCGGCAGCGTTCTTCCCTCTCCGGCCAGGCGTTCAAAGTGCCTTGGACTCGGGCCCCGCACTCCAGTTCCCCACTTTAAATTTAGGCCTATCGTCGCCATCCTTCAGGTCAAAGCTGCCACTCCCCGACTCCAGGATCCGCTTCCTCACCACACACCCGGTGCTCCCTGATGTGGCCCGCAGCCTTAGCCCCAAGCTGTGGCCCAGTGCCAGGTGGCCCAGCGGTTGGGAGGGGGAGGCCGAGCTGCTGGGCGAGCTGTGGGCTGGCCGGACCCGTGTGCCTCCACAGGGTCTGGAGCTGGCAGACAGGGAGGGCCAGGATCCTGGCAGGTGGCCTCGAACCACACCCCGGGTCCTTGAAGCCACTACCCAGGTGATGTGGAAGCCGCTGTTGCTGCCAGAAGCCCTGAAGCTGGCCCCTGGTGTGAGCATGTGGAACCGGAGCACCCAGGTGTTGTTCAGCTCTGGTGTGCCTGAACAAGAGGACAAAGAAGGTAGCACCTTTCCTCCCATTGAGCAACACCCCATCCAGACAGGTGCTCCAAAGCCCCAGGTGACCGTAGCACAGCTAATGAAGAACTCAACCCCCAAAGTGTGGTCACACTCCTCTAAGCCCGCTGCCTTACTCTGA
- the WDR54 gene encoding WD repeat-containing protein 54 isoform X1, producing MYRRERSIPLRGSAAPLCNNLSVLQLSARKLTYFGVVHGPSAQLLSVAPEGVPLAQRQLHAKEGAGVRPPLMTQVHWCVLPFRVLLVLTSHRGIQMYESNGNTMVYWHALDSGDASPVQAVFARGIAASGHFISVGTWSGRVLVFDIPVKGPNIVLSEELAGHQTPITDIATEPAQGQDCVADMVTADDSGLLCVWRSGPEFTLLTRIPGFGVPCPSVKLWQGIIAAGYGNGQVHLYEATTGNLHVQINAHARAICALDLAPEVGKLLSAGEDTFVHIWKLSRSPESGYIEMEHCHGECVSDTQLCGARFCDSSGSSFAVTGYDLAEIRIFSSV from the exons ATGTACCGCCGGGAGCGCTCCATTCCCCTTCGAGGCTCGGCCGCCCCCCTGTGCAACAACCTCAGTGTGCTGCAACTGTCGGCTCGCAAACTCACGTATTTTGGTGTGGTTCATGGACCAAGCGCCCAGCTTCTCAGCGTTGCTCCTGAGGGTGTGCCCTTGGCCCAGCGCCAGCTCCACGCTAAGGAGGGTGCTGGGGTGAGGCCCCCACTTATGACTCAG GTCCACTGGTGTGTCCTCCCCTTTCGAGTGCTGCTGGTACTCACCTCACATCGAGGAATACAG ATGTACGAGTCCAATGGCAACACCATGGTCTACTGGCATGCACTGGACTCTGGAGATGCCTCCCCAG TACAGGCTGTGTTTGCCCGGGGAATTGCTGCCAGTGGCCACTTCATCTCTGTGG GAACATGGTCAGGCCGGGTGCTGGTGTTTGACATCCCGGTCAAGGGTCCCAACATTGTACTGAGCGAGGAGCTGGCTGGGCACCAGACACCAATCACAGACATTGCCACCGAGCCTGCCCAGGGACAG GATTGTGTGGCTGACATGGTGACGGCAGATGACTCAGGCTTGCTGTGTGTCTGGCGGTCAGGGCCAGAATTCACATTATTGACCCGCATTCCAGGATTTGG AGTCCCGTGCCCCTCTGTGAAGTTGTGGCAGGGGATCATAGCAGCAGGCTATGGGAACGGACAAGTGCATCTGTATGAGGCCACCACAGGAAATCTGCATGTCCAGATCAATGCCCATGCCCGGGCCATCTGCGCCCTGGACCTGGCTCCTGAGGTGGGCAAG CTACTCTCTGCAGGTGAGGACACCTTTGTGCATATCTGGAAGCTGAGCAGAAGCCCAGAGAGTGGCTACATTGAG ATGGAACACTGTCATGGTGAGTGTGTTTCTGACACCCAGCTGTGTGGTGCTCGATTTTGTGATTCCTCGGGCAGCTCCTTTGCCGTGACTGGCTATGACCTTGCGGAGATCCGGATATTCAGCAGTGTGTGA
- the WDR54 gene encoding WD repeat-containing protein 54 isoform X2 yields MYRRERSIPLRGSAAPLCNNLSVLQLSARKLTYFGVVHGPSAQLLSVAPEGVPLAQRQLHAKEGAGVRPPLMTQVHWCVLPFRVLLVLTSHRGIQMYESNGNTMVYWHALDSGDASPVQAVFARGIAASGHFISVGTWSGRVLVFDIPVKGPNIVLSEELAGHQTPITDIATEPAQGQDCVADMVTADDSGLLCVWRSGPEFTLLTRIPGFGVPCPSVKLWQGIIAAGYGNGQVHLYEATTGNLHVQINAHARAICALDLAPELLSAGEDTFVHIWKLSRSPESGYIEMEHCHGECVSDTQLCGARFCDSSGSSFAVTGYDLAEIRIFSSV; encoded by the exons ATGTACCGCCGGGAGCGCTCCATTCCCCTTCGAGGCTCGGCCGCCCCCCTGTGCAACAACCTCAGTGTGCTGCAACTGTCGGCTCGCAAACTCACGTATTTTGGTGTGGTTCATGGACCAAGCGCCCAGCTTCTCAGCGTTGCTCCTGAGGGTGTGCCCTTGGCCCAGCGCCAGCTCCACGCTAAGGAGGGTGCTGGGGTGAGGCCCCCACTTATGACTCAG GTCCACTGGTGTGTCCTCCCCTTTCGAGTGCTGCTGGTACTCACCTCACATCGAGGAATACAG ATGTACGAGTCCAATGGCAACACCATGGTCTACTGGCATGCACTGGACTCTGGAGATGCCTCCCCAG TACAGGCTGTGTTTGCCCGGGGAATTGCTGCCAGTGGCCACTTCATCTCTGTGG GAACATGGTCAGGCCGGGTGCTGGTGTTTGACATCCCGGTCAAGGGTCCCAACATTGTACTGAGCGAGGAGCTGGCTGGGCACCAGACACCAATCACAGACATTGCCACCGAGCCTGCCCAGGGACAG GATTGTGTGGCTGACATGGTGACGGCAGATGACTCAGGCTTGCTGTGTGTCTGGCGGTCAGGGCCAGAATTCACATTATTGACCCGCATTCCAGGATTTGG AGTCCCGTGCCCCTCTGTGAAGTTGTGGCAGGGGATCATAGCAGCAGGCTATGGGAACGGACAAGTGCATCTGTATGAGGCCACCACAGGAAATCTGCATGTCCAGATCAATGCCCATGCCCGGGCCATCTGCGCCCTGGACCTGGCTCCTGAG CTACTCTCTGCAGGTGAGGACACCTTTGTGCATATCTGGAAGCTGAGCAGAAGCCCAGAGAGTGGCTACATTGAG ATGGAACACTGTCATGGTGAGTGTGTTTCTGACACCCAGCTGTGTGGTGCTCGATTTTGTGATTCCTCGGGCAGCTCCTTTGCCGTGACTGGCTATGACCTTGCGGAGATCCGGATATTCAGCAGTGTGTGA